One region of Scomber scombrus chromosome 10, fScoSco1.1, whole genome shotgun sequence genomic DNA includes:
- the otud5a gene encoding OTU domain-containing protein 5-A isoform X1: MTILPKKKPSSGVGVSDHADDSDRRSGSDSHQHPHPGRAGARPRASPPPWSYQPAPPSDRRSIEASSRPQQASPPPGGSVSPVGPTDSRDGGGGMELVVSSGVGGGSCCSGPGLSKRRRQQAGGSCCSSVGGVGVVVAALAGGGQPGGVVMTGPGGGGGGGGGGGGGSGGSTQDAEEGAGGNNSEDEYENAARLQSVDPATVEQQEHWFEKALGEKKGFVIKKMKEDGACLFRAVADQVYGDQDMHEVVRKHCMDYLMKNADYFSNYVTEDFTTYINRKRKNNCHGNHIEMQAMAEMYNRPVEVYQYSTEPINTFHGIHQNNDEPIRVSYHRNIHYNSVVNPNKATIGVGLGLPAFKPGYAEQTLMKSAIKTSEESWIEQQMLEDKKRATDWEATNEAIEEQVARESYLQWLQDQEKQGKQPRKASATCSSATAAASSGLDDWSARSPRQRDSDPSHSDLTAAPATNNKPPSPAGAALILSKPPSPCAPGPSNQSRHHLEYRAIMQEMSPTAFGLTDWEDDEILASVLAVSQQEYMDSMKHQSTAMHREREPSPDSS, from the exons ATGACGATCCTGCCGAAGAAGAAGCCCAGCTCCGGGGTCGGTGTGTCGGACCACGCCGATGACAGCGACCGTCGGAGCGGCTCTGACTCGCACCAACACCCGCACCCGGGTAGAGCAGGAGCCCGGCCCAGAGCCTCCCCTCCGCCGTGGTCCTACCAGCCGGCTCCACCCTCCGACCGGCGCAGCATCGAGGCGAGCTCCCGGCCGCAGCAGGCCTCTCCCCCGCCGGGCGGTTCCGTCTCCCCGGTAGGACCCACCGACAGTCGGGACGGCGGCGGCGGGATGGAGCTCGTCGTCTCCTCCGGTGTCGGCGGTGGCAGCTGCTGCTCCGGGCCTGGGCTGAGCAAGAGGCGGCGGCAGCAGGCTGGTGGAAGCTGCTGCTCCagtgtggggggggtgggggtggtggtggcggCTCTGGCCGGCGGAGGACAACCTGGAGGAGTGGTGATGACCGGGcccggaggaggaggaggaggtggaggtggcggaggaggaggaagtggcgGCTCCACACAGGACGCGGAGGAAGGAGCCGGGGGGAACAACAGCGAGGATGAGTACGAGAACGCGGCCCGGTTGCAGAGCGTGGACCCGGCCACCGTTGAGCAG CAGGAGCACTGGTTTGAAAAGGCTCTGGGAGAGAAGAAAGGCTTCGTCATTAAGAAGATGAAGGAGGACGGAGCGTGTCTGTTCAGAGCTGTCG ctGATCAGGTGTACGGAGATCAGGACATGCATGAAGTGGTCAGAAAACACTGTATGGACTACCTG ATGAAAAACGCAGACTATTTCTCCAACTACGTGACAGAGGACTTCACCACATACATcaacaggaagaggaaaaacaatTGCCACGGTAACCACATCGAGATGCAAGCCATGGCTGAGATGTACAACAGACCGGTGGAGGTGTACCAGTATAGCACAG aaCCAATCAACACGTTCCATGGCATCCACCAGAACAACGACGAGCCAATCAGAGTGAGCTACCACCGCAACATTCACTACAACTCCGTGGTGAACCCCAACAAGGCCACGATCGGGGTCGGACTGGGACTGCCAGCCTTCAAACCcggg taCGCAGAGCAGACTCTGATGAAGTCGGCCATCAAGACGTCGGAGGAGTCGTGGATCGAGCAGCAGATGTTGGAGGACAAGAAGAGAGCGACAGACTGGGAGGCCACCAACGAGGCCATCGAGGAGCAGGTGGCCCGAGAGTCGTACCTGCAGTGGCTCCAGGACCAGGAGAAGCAGGGCAAACAG ccCCGTAAGGCGAGCGCCACCTGCAGCTCGGCGACGGCAGCGGCCTCCAGCGGACTGGACGACTGGAGCGCCCGGTCGCCGCGGCAACGCGACTCAGACCCCTCCCACTCAGACCTCACAGCCGCCCCTGCGACCAACAACAAGCCCCCCTCCCCTGCCGGAGCCGCCCTCATCCTGAGCaaacccccctccccctgcGCACCAG GTCCCAGTAATCAGTCTCGTCATCATTTGGAGTACAGAGCCATCATGCAGGAGATGTCGCCCACAGCGTTCG gtctGACAGACTGGGAGGACGATGAGATCTTGGCGTCGGTACTGGCCGTCTCCCAGCAGGAGTACATGGACAGCATGAAACACCAGAGCACCGCCATGCATCGAGAGCGAGAGCCGTCGCCCGACAGCAGCTGA
- the otud5a gene encoding OTU domain-containing protein 5-A isoform X3 produces the protein MTILPKKKPSSGVGVSDHADDSDRRSGSDSHQHPHPGRAGARPRASPPPWSYQPAPPSDRRSIEASSRPQQASPPPGGSVSPVGPTDSRDGGGGMELVVSSGVGGGSCCSGPGLSKRRRQQAGGSCCSSVGGVGVVVAALAGGGQPGGVVMTGPGGGGGGGGGGGGGSGGSTQDAEEGAGGNNSEDEYENAARLQSVDPATVEQQEHWFEKALGEKKGFVIKKMKEDGACLFRAVADQVYGDQDMHEVVRKHCMDYLMKNADYFSNYVTEDFTTYINRKRKNNCHGNHIEMQAMAEMYNRPVEVYQYSTEPINTFHGIHQNNDEPIRVSYHRNIHYNSVVNPNKATIGVGLGLPAFKPGYAEQTLMKSAIKTSEESWIEQQMLEDKKRATDWEATNEAIEEQVARESYLQWLQDQEKQGKQPRKASATCSSATAAASSGLDDWSARSPRQRDSDPSHSDLTAAPATNNKPPSPAGAALILSKPPSPCAPGLTDWEDDEILASVLAVSQQEYMDSMKHQSTAMHREREPSPDSS, from the exons ATGACGATCCTGCCGAAGAAGAAGCCCAGCTCCGGGGTCGGTGTGTCGGACCACGCCGATGACAGCGACCGTCGGAGCGGCTCTGACTCGCACCAACACCCGCACCCGGGTAGAGCAGGAGCCCGGCCCAGAGCCTCCCCTCCGCCGTGGTCCTACCAGCCGGCTCCACCCTCCGACCGGCGCAGCATCGAGGCGAGCTCCCGGCCGCAGCAGGCCTCTCCCCCGCCGGGCGGTTCCGTCTCCCCGGTAGGACCCACCGACAGTCGGGACGGCGGCGGCGGGATGGAGCTCGTCGTCTCCTCCGGTGTCGGCGGTGGCAGCTGCTGCTCCGGGCCTGGGCTGAGCAAGAGGCGGCGGCAGCAGGCTGGTGGAAGCTGCTGCTCCagtgtggggggggtgggggtggtggtggcggCTCTGGCCGGCGGAGGACAACCTGGAGGAGTGGTGATGACCGGGcccggaggaggaggaggaggtggaggtggcggaggaggaggaagtggcgGCTCCACACAGGACGCGGAGGAAGGAGCCGGGGGGAACAACAGCGAGGATGAGTACGAGAACGCGGCCCGGTTGCAGAGCGTGGACCCGGCCACCGTTGAGCAG CAGGAGCACTGGTTTGAAAAGGCTCTGGGAGAGAAGAAAGGCTTCGTCATTAAGAAGATGAAGGAGGACGGAGCGTGTCTGTTCAGAGCTGTCG ctGATCAGGTGTACGGAGATCAGGACATGCATGAAGTGGTCAGAAAACACTGTATGGACTACCTG ATGAAAAACGCAGACTATTTCTCCAACTACGTGACAGAGGACTTCACCACATACATcaacaggaagaggaaaaacaatTGCCACGGTAACCACATCGAGATGCAAGCCATGGCTGAGATGTACAACAGACCGGTGGAGGTGTACCAGTATAGCACAG aaCCAATCAACACGTTCCATGGCATCCACCAGAACAACGACGAGCCAATCAGAGTGAGCTACCACCGCAACATTCACTACAACTCCGTGGTGAACCCCAACAAGGCCACGATCGGGGTCGGACTGGGACTGCCAGCCTTCAAACCcggg taCGCAGAGCAGACTCTGATGAAGTCGGCCATCAAGACGTCGGAGGAGTCGTGGATCGAGCAGCAGATGTTGGAGGACAAGAAGAGAGCGACAGACTGGGAGGCCACCAACGAGGCCATCGAGGAGCAGGTGGCCCGAGAGTCGTACCTGCAGTGGCTCCAGGACCAGGAGAAGCAGGGCAAACAG ccCCGTAAGGCGAGCGCCACCTGCAGCTCGGCGACGGCAGCGGCCTCCAGCGGACTGGACGACTGGAGCGCCCGGTCGCCGCGGCAACGCGACTCAGACCCCTCCCACTCAGACCTCACAGCCGCCCCTGCGACCAACAACAAGCCCCCCTCCCCTGCCGGAGCCGCCCTCATCCTGAGCaaacccccctccccctgcGCACCAG gtctGACAGACTGGGAGGACGATGAGATCTTGGCGTCGGTACTGGCCGTCTCCCAGCAGGAGTACATGGACAGCATGAAACACCAGAGCACCGCCATGCATCGAGAGCGAGAGCCGTCGCCCGACAGCAGCTGA
- the otud5a gene encoding OTU domain-containing protein 5-A isoform X2: MTILPKKKPSSGVGVSDHADDSDRRSGSDSHQHPHPGRAGARPRASPPPWSYQPAPPSDRRSIEASSRPQQASPPPGGSVSPVGPTDSRDGGGGMELVVSSGVGGGSCCSGPGLSKRRRQQAGGSCCSSVGGVGVVVAALAGGGQPGGVVMTGPGGGGGGGGGGGGGSGGSTQDAEEGAGGNNSEDEYENAARLQSVDPATVEQEHWFEKALGEKKGFVIKKMKEDGACLFRAVADQVYGDQDMHEVVRKHCMDYLMKNADYFSNYVTEDFTTYINRKRKNNCHGNHIEMQAMAEMYNRPVEVYQYSTEPINTFHGIHQNNDEPIRVSYHRNIHYNSVVNPNKATIGVGLGLPAFKPGYAEQTLMKSAIKTSEESWIEQQMLEDKKRATDWEATNEAIEEQVARESYLQWLQDQEKQGKQPRKASATCSSATAAASSGLDDWSARSPRQRDSDPSHSDLTAAPATNNKPPSPAGAALILSKPPSPCAPGPSNQSRHHLEYRAIMQEMSPTAFGLTDWEDDEILASVLAVSQQEYMDSMKHQSTAMHREREPSPDSS; the protein is encoded by the exons ATGACGATCCTGCCGAAGAAGAAGCCCAGCTCCGGGGTCGGTGTGTCGGACCACGCCGATGACAGCGACCGTCGGAGCGGCTCTGACTCGCACCAACACCCGCACCCGGGTAGAGCAGGAGCCCGGCCCAGAGCCTCCCCTCCGCCGTGGTCCTACCAGCCGGCTCCACCCTCCGACCGGCGCAGCATCGAGGCGAGCTCCCGGCCGCAGCAGGCCTCTCCCCCGCCGGGCGGTTCCGTCTCCCCGGTAGGACCCACCGACAGTCGGGACGGCGGCGGCGGGATGGAGCTCGTCGTCTCCTCCGGTGTCGGCGGTGGCAGCTGCTGCTCCGGGCCTGGGCTGAGCAAGAGGCGGCGGCAGCAGGCTGGTGGAAGCTGCTGCTCCagtgtggggggggtgggggtggtggtggcggCTCTGGCCGGCGGAGGACAACCTGGAGGAGTGGTGATGACCGGGcccggaggaggaggaggaggtggaggtggcggaggaggaggaagtggcgGCTCCACACAGGACGCGGAGGAAGGAGCCGGGGGGAACAACAGCGAGGATGAGTACGAGAACGCGGCCCGGTTGCAGAGCGTGGACCCGGCCACCGTTGAGCAG GAGCACTGGTTTGAAAAGGCTCTGGGAGAGAAGAAAGGCTTCGTCATTAAGAAGATGAAGGAGGACGGAGCGTGTCTGTTCAGAGCTGTCG ctGATCAGGTGTACGGAGATCAGGACATGCATGAAGTGGTCAGAAAACACTGTATGGACTACCTG ATGAAAAACGCAGACTATTTCTCCAACTACGTGACAGAGGACTTCACCACATACATcaacaggaagaggaaaaacaatTGCCACGGTAACCACATCGAGATGCAAGCCATGGCTGAGATGTACAACAGACCGGTGGAGGTGTACCAGTATAGCACAG aaCCAATCAACACGTTCCATGGCATCCACCAGAACAACGACGAGCCAATCAGAGTGAGCTACCACCGCAACATTCACTACAACTCCGTGGTGAACCCCAACAAGGCCACGATCGGGGTCGGACTGGGACTGCCAGCCTTCAAACCcggg taCGCAGAGCAGACTCTGATGAAGTCGGCCATCAAGACGTCGGAGGAGTCGTGGATCGAGCAGCAGATGTTGGAGGACAAGAAGAGAGCGACAGACTGGGAGGCCACCAACGAGGCCATCGAGGAGCAGGTGGCCCGAGAGTCGTACCTGCAGTGGCTCCAGGACCAGGAGAAGCAGGGCAAACAG ccCCGTAAGGCGAGCGCCACCTGCAGCTCGGCGACGGCAGCGGCCTCCAGCGGACTGGACGACTGGAGCGCCCGGTCGCCGCGGCAACGCGACTCAGACCCCTCCCACTCAGACCTCACAGCCGCCCCTGCGACCAACAACAAGCCCCCCTCCCCTGCCGGAGCCGCCCTCATCCTGAGCaaacccccctccccctgcGCACCAG GTCCCAGTAATCAGTCTCGTCATCATTTGGAGTACAGAGCCATCATGCAGGAGATGTCGCCCACAGCGTTCG gtctGACAGACTGGGAGGACGATGAGATCTTGGCGTCGGTACTGGCCGTCTCCCAGCAGGAGTACATGGACAGCATGAAACACCAGAGCACCGCCATGCATCGAGAGCGAGAGCCGTCGCCCGACAGCAGCTGA